One genomic region from Campylobacter concisus encodes:
- a CDS encoding MATE family efflux transporter, producing the protein MLINLISSIVVFVVSMGINFFLTPFILKSLGNEAFGFVGLSNAIVSYAAVVSVAINSVSGRFVAHAWHKKDLSLANTYYSSVLVVNIFFCAVVVVLSSVFIINLQSFLNVPENLLFDVRMTLVFYFINFCVGLFNGVLTVCAFVTNKLYLLSIRNAISSAILAVLIVALFFFFKPFISYIAISALVASLFVFFSTIFMSARITPELKFSLSKFDFSKIKELLSSGIWNSFNALNRILLTGMDLFICNIFVNANATGLLSVAKAAPIILESFVAQLSGIFAPKFVELYSKNLITDLIKEAKFSMKVIAFVMSAPVAFFVVFGLDFYTLWLPFKSQDEVKFIYNVSMITLVPIVFISFVFSLFSLDSATNKLRRPAIANTILGVSTIIAQIALLKFSDYGVYGIVIVAAIFYSIRILGFDLINAALNLEVKLTTFYGVYFKSLAVFALFVLAMFACKDFVSLDNWLKFAIFAAIYAGAAYILGYFLFFNAFERGIVWRKILKKIKRS; encoded by the coding sequence ATGCTAATCAATCTAATAAGCTCAATCGTTGTTTTTGTCGTATCAATGGGCATAAATTTCTTTCTTACGCCATTTATCCTAAAAAGCCTTGGTAACGAAGCTTTTGGCTTTGTGGGTCTTAGTAACGCCATCGTTAGCTATGCAGCAGTCGTGAGCGTAGCGATAAACTCGGTCAGCGGACGCTTTGTCGCTCATGCGTGGCACAAAAAAGATCTAAGCCTTGCAAACACCTACTACTCATCAGTGCTTGTCGTAAATATCTTCTTTTGTGCTGTTGTAGTGGTGCTTAGTTCGGTTTTTATCATAAATTTGCAAAGCTTTTTAAACGTCCCTGAAAATTTACTCTTTGACGTGAGAATGACCCTTGTTTTTTACTTTATAAATTTTTGCGTTGGACTATTTAATGGCGTTCTTACAGTTTGCGCCTTTGTGACAAACAAACTCTATCTGCTCTCCATCAGAAACGCCATCTCAAGTGCGATCCTAGCGGTCCTTATCGTGGCGCTTTTTTTCTTTTTTAAGCCGTTCATCTCTTACATCGCCATTTCAGCGCTAGTTGCTAGCCTTTTTGTCTTTTTTAGCACCATTTTTATGTCAGCTCGCATCACGCCGGAGCTAAAATTTAGCCTTAGTAAATTTGACTTTTCTAAAATCAAAGAGCTTTTAAGCTCTGGCATTTGGAACAGCTTTAATGCGCTAAACCGCATACTTTTAACAGGTATGGACCTATTTATCTGCAACATTTTTGTCAATGCAAACGCCACTGGCCTTCTTTCTGTCGCCAAGGCCGCCCCTATCATACTTGAGAGCTTTGTGGCACAGCTTAGCGGTATCTTTGCGCCAAAATTTGTCGAGCTTTACTCAAAAAATTTGATCACTGACCTCATAAAAGAGGCTAAATTTTCAATGAAAGTGATCGCCTTTGTGATGAGCGCTCCAGTAGCATTTTTTGTCGTTTTTGGGCTTGATTTTTACACGCTATGGTTACCTTTTAAAAGCCAAGACGAGGTTAAATTTATCTACAATGTCTCGATGATCACGCTAGTGCCGATTGTCTTTATAAGCTTTGTTTTTTCGCTTTTTAGTCTTGATAGCGCGACAAACAAGCTTCGCCGACCAGCCATTGCCAACACTATCCTTGGCGTTAGCACGATCATAGCGCAGATCGCACTGCTTAAATTTAGTGACTATGGCGTTTATGGTATCGTCATCGTCGCAGCCATTTTTTATAGCATAAGGATTCTTGGCTTTGACCTTATAAATGCTGCCTTAAATTTAGAGGTGAAACTCACCACATTTTACGGGGTTTATTTTAAAAGTTTAGCCGTTTTTGCGCTCTTCGTGCTTGCGATGTTTGCCTGCAAGGACTTTGTGAGCTTAGATAACTGGCTAAAATTTGCTATCTTTGCTGCGATATACGCCGGCGCAGCTTATATTTTGGGATATTTTTTGTTTTTTAATGCCTTCGAGCGAGGCATAGTTTGGCGTAAAATTTTAAAAAAAATTAAAAGGTCTTAA
- a CDS encoding glycosyltransferase, whose translation MRILFVTSTLRSGGAERVCAVIASRFSMDHDVSLVKFDKDEPFYELASGVKLINLGVGADELGLVGNLKKRVSKVLALRALIREGKFDAVISFLDAVNTLVLFSSAGLKTPIIISEHTNYLAPKRAIFKVLRRISYPFANALSVLSDEDLGYYSKFCKNVMKIYNPLFEEVRSESFAKENLVIFVGRLNKIKNCEMFVRVAANLEQSGYKFAVAGDGGERANLENLAKSLGADVEFLGNVSDIASLYKRAKVLLSCSNFEGLGNTLIEAINYDCVRVATRTSGAKELIKDGFDGLLCEINDADQMSEKLANLLQDEAKMSEFVKNARARLDEFSVEQIYKKWLELLRLGGVK comes from the coding sequence ATGAGGATATTATTTGTCACATCAACGCTTAGAAGTGGCGGTGCGGAGCGAGTTTGCGCGGTGATCGCATCAAGATTTAGCATGGATCATGATGTAAGCCTTGTTAAATTTGACAAGGATGAGCCATTTTACGAGCTAGCAAGTGGCGTGAAGCTCATAAATTTAGGCGTTGGGGCTGATGAGCTTGGCTTGGTTGGAAATTTAAAAAAGAGAGTTTCAAAGGTGCTTGCCTTAAGAGCGCTCATAAGAGAGGGTAAATTTGACGCTGTGATATCTTTTTTAGACGCCGTAAATACCTTAGTGCTCTTTAGCTCGGCTGGACTAAAAACGCCTATAATCATAAGCGAGCACACAAACTACCTTGCGCCAAAAAGAGCCATTTTTAAGGTGTTAAGACGCATAAGCTATCCATTTGCAAACGCACTTAGCGTCTTAAGCGACGAGGATCTAGGCTACTACTCGAAATTTTGCAAAAATGTGATGAAAATTTACAACCCACTCTTTGAAGAGGTGCGCAGCGAGAGCTTTGCTAAAGAAAATTTAGTCATCTTTGTTGGCAGGCTAAATAAGATAAAAAACTGCGAAATGTTTGTAAGGGTGGCTGCAAATTTAGAGCAAAGCGGCTATAAATTTGCTGTCGCTGGAGATGGCGGCGAGAGAGCAAATTTAGAAAATTTAGCCAAAAGCTTGGGCGCTGATGTAGAGTTTTTAGGCAATGTAAGCGACATCGCCTCGCTTTATAAAAGGGCAAAGGTGCTGCTTTCTTGCTCAAATTTCGAGGGTCTTGGAAATACCTTGATAGAGGCGATAAACTACGACTGCGTGCGTGTTGCGACAAGAACTAGCGGGGCAAAAGAGCTTATAAAAGATGGCTTTGATGGCTTGCTTTGCGAGATAAATGACGCTGATCAGATGAGCGAAAAGCTTGCAAATTTGCTGCAAGATGAGGCAAAAATGAGCGAATTTGTCAAAAACGCAAGGGCTAGACTTGATGAGTTTAGCGTGGAGCAAATTTATAAAAAATGGCTGGAGCTTTTAAGGCTTGGAGGTGTGAAGTGA
- a CDS encoding glycosyltransferase: MKILFVIAALRNGGAERVLNVLANELCKDNEITIALLEEDLGLYKFSEKINIINLNVTGSGLALKFKKILTLRALFKEQRADLIMSFIDWTNVACVLANAGLKSKLIATEHHEHSYLKSKIASAMRDISYLFVDGLSVLSKSDYDYYKFAKNREVIHNPLFIDVPENCEKQNVILSVARLEAVKGYDIYFEALSKVDKSLLDGWEIKIAGSGRQEAQLKQMASNLGLNVKFLGHMNDVSKLYSEAKIFTLSSRSEGLSNVLIESAAFGCARLSSDTVGARELINDGIDGLIFKNGDKDDLKDKLEMLLKDENLRQKLAKNTSESANLFSKENIIKQWREFIKKVVDK, from the coding sequence GTGAAAATTCTTTTTGTCATAGCCGCACTTAGAAATGGTGGAGCCGAGCGCGTGCTAAACGTGCTTGCAAACGAGCTTTGCAAAGACAATGAGATCACTATCGCTCTTCTTGAAGAGGACCTTGGGCTTTATAAATTTAGTGAAAAGATAAATATTATAAATCTTAACGTCACTGGCTCAGGGCTTGCTTTAAAATTTAAAAAAATCCTCACTCTTAGAGCGCTTTTTAAAGAGCAAAGGGCTGATCTGATAATGAGCTTTATCGACTGGACAAACGTCGCTTGCGTGCTGGCAAATGCTGGGCTAAAGAGCAAACTAATAGCAACCGAGCATCACGAGCACAGCTATCTAAAAAGCAAAATCGCAAGCGCTATGCGTGATATTAGCTACCTCTTTGTAGATGGCTTAAGCGTGCTAAGTAAAAGCGACTACGACTACTATAAATTTGCCAAAAATCGCGAGGTCATCCACAACCCACTCTTTATCGACGTGCCTGAAAATTGCGAAAAGCAAAATGTCATCTTAAGTGTGGCAAGGCTGGAGGCGGTAAAGGGCTATGATATCTATTTTGAGGCGCTTAGCAAGGTGGATAAGAGCTTGCTTGATGGCTGGGAGATAAAGATCGCAGGCAGTGGCAGGCAAGAAGCGCAACTGAAGCAAATGGCGTCAAATTTGGGGCTTAACGTCAAATTTCTAGGTCACATGAATGACGTTAGTAAGCTTTATAGCGAGGCAAAAATTTTTACTCTTAGCTCAAGAAGCGAGGGGCTTTCAAATGTGCTAATAGAATCAGCTGCCTTTGGCTGTGCTAGGCTAAGTAGCGACACTGTGGGTGCAAGAGAGCTTATAAATGACGGCATAGACGGGCTTATCTTTAAAAATGGCGACAAAGATGATCTAAAAGATAAGCTTGAGATGCTTTTAAAAGATGAAAATTTGAGGCAAAAACTAGCAAAAAATACCAGCGAAAGTGCAAATTTATTTAGCAAAGAAAATATTATAAAGCAGTGGCGAGAATTTATAAAAAAGGTTGTTGATAAGTGA
- a CDS encoding glycosyltransferase family 2 protein: protein MSEPLISIVTATYKRPELLKKAIKSALAQSYKNLEIVVTDDGDDESASEICNSFNDARIKFVKNTAHKKSPNGNKNNGFDNATGEFVCLLDDDDELLPEAIAQCYEILKSGEYSCVFVDAICEKDGVMTEVVAGRSPYSESGAMSKVDYHCGRINGEYFKLFSREFIDGFRFDESSFGGENELYIRFFEKNVFYLKKPLYIYRIARSDSATLNAGKHALNVANAYIKTANLHYDIAIKNEPKFLALQYKNAAYYAKIAGEYGLMLRCIFKSLSIKFSKEAFIFLLLSPLPSGILPALSKLRVKIKQRFGV from the coding sequence ATGAGCGAGCCGTTAATTAGCATAGTAACCGCGACTTATAAGCGTCCAGAGCTTTTAAAGAAGGCTATAAAAAGCGCTCTAGCTCAAAGCTATAAAAACTTAGAGATAGTTGTAACTGACGACGGCGATGACGAGAGTGCGAGTGAAATTTGTAATAGTTTTAACGACGCAAGGATCAAATTTGTAAAAAACACAGCCCATAAAAAGAGTCCAAATGGCAACAAAAATAACGGCTTTGATAACGCAACGGGCGAGTTTGTCTGCTTGCTTGACGATGACGACGAGCTTTTACCAGAGGCGATTGCCCAGTGCTATGAAATTTTAAAAAGTGGCGAGTATTCGTGTGTTTTTGTAGACGCGATCTGCGAGAAAGATGGCGTGATGACCGAGGTCGTGGCTGGTAGAAGCCCATATAGCGAGAGCGGGGCGATGAGTAAGGTTGATTATCACTGCGGGCGGATAAATGGCGAGTATTTTAAGCTTTTTTCACGTGAATTTATAGACGGCTTTAGATTTGATGAGAGTAGTTTTGGCGGCGAAAATGAGCTTTATATCCGCTTTTTTGAAAAAAATGTCTTCTATCTTAAAAAGCCACTTTATATCTACCGCATCGCAAGAAGCGACAGTGCGACGTTAAATGCCGGCAAACACGCGCTAAATGTGGCAAACGCCTACATCAAAACGGCAAATTTGCACTACGACATAGCCATAAAAAATGAGCCAAAATTTCTAGCCTTGCAGTATAAAAACGCCGCTTACTACGCCAAAATAGCAGGCGAATATGGCCTTATGCTAAGGTGTATCTTTAAAAGTCTTAGCATTAAATTTAGTAAAGAGGCGTTTATTTTCTTACTGCTTAGCCCTCTTCCAAGTGGCATTTTACCAGCACTCTCAAAGCTTAGAGTAAAGATAAAACAAAGGTTTGGCGTATGA
- a CDS encoding nucleotide sugar dehydrogenase, which yields MKIAVVGLGYVGLPLAAAFSEKYEVVGFDVNAKRIEELKIGYDRTLELSNEQMKKAIDNGMKFSLNLDDIRSCNFFIVTVPTPIDRNKRPDLTPVVKATESVAKVLKKGDIVVYESTVYPGVTEEICVPLLEKSGLKFNKDFFCGYSPERINPGDKEHTVTKIKKITSGSTPEIADKVDEIYRSIITAGTHKASSIKVAEAAKVIENTQRDINIAFINELAMLFEKLHINTIDVLEAAGTKWNFLNFRPGLVGGHCIGVDPYYLTHKAQEVGYHPEMILAGRRINDDMGRYAADQVIKLMIRKGVLINKARVLVLGMTFKENCPDIRNSRVIDVVDELKDFGCKVDVTDPWADSTEVKHEYGFDLVKEYNLNDYDCIVIAVAHNEFKKLNLKGHLVYDIKNIYPEADARL from the coding sequence ATGAAAATAGCAGTAGTAGGACTTGGATATGTGGGACTTCCACTTGCAGCAGCTTTTAGCGAAAAGTACGAAGTAGTAGGCTTTGATGTAAATGCAAAACGTATAGAAGAGCTTAAAATTGGGTATGATAGAACGCTTGAACTTAGTAACGAACAGATGAAAAAAGCCATCGATAATGGCATGAAATTTAGCCTAAATTTAGATGACATTAGAAGTTGCAACTTCTTCATCGTGACCGTTCCAACTCCGATAGATAGGAACAAGCGCCCTGATCTAACTCCAGTCGTAAAAGCGACTGAGAGTGTGGCAAAAGTGCTTAAAAAAGGCGACATCGTTGTCTATGAAAGCACCGTTTATCCAGGCGTTACAGAGGAGATTTGCGTGCCACTTCTTGAAAAAAGTGGGCTTAAATTTAACAAAGATTTCTTCTGCGGCTATTCGCCAGAGCGTATAAACCCAGGTGACAAAGAGCACACCGTAACTAAAATCAAAAAAATCACAAGCGGTTCAACCCCAGAGATCGCTGATAAGGTCGATGAAATTTATCGCTCGATCATCACAGCTGGCACTCATAAGGCCTCAAGTATCAAAGTAGCCGAGGCTGCAAAGGTCATCGAGAATACTCAGCGTGATATAAACATCGCCTTTATAAACGAGCTTGCGATGCTTTTTGAAAAGCTTCATATCAACACCATTGACGTGCTTGAAGCTGCTGGTACTAAGTGGAATTTCTTAAATTTCCGCCCAGGTTTAGTCGGCGGTCACTGCATCGGCGTAGATCCATACTACCTCACTCACAAAGCTCAAGAGGTGGGCTATCATCCTGAAATGATCCTAGCAGGTCGCCGTATCAACGATGATATGGGCAGATACGCAGCTGATCAGGTTATAAAACTAATGATAAGAAAAGGCGTGCTTATCAACAAAGCCCGCGTGCTTGTTCTTGGTATGACATTTAAAGAAAACTGCCCAGATATAAGAAATTCTCGCGTTATAGACGTAGTCGATGAGCTAAAAGACTTTGGCTGCAAGGTCGATGTGACCGATCCTTGGGCTGATAGCACTGAGGTAAAACACGAGTACGGCTTTGATCTAGTAAAAGAGTATAACCTAAACGACTACGACTGCATCGTGATCGCCGTAGCTCACAATGAGTTTAAAAAGCTAAATTTAAAAGGCCATTTAGTTTATGATATAAAAAATATCTACCCAGAGGCTGACGCTAGGCTGTAA
- a CDS encoding glycosyltransferase family 25 protein — MNEIYLISLAKDTKRRELLQQKFSSYDSFKLIDAVDGRELNAREYYKIISPSFKAYGKVLSPAEVGCSLSHVKAYEAFLASEAKFAIIFEDDVIGDDNAIKEAFLVASKMPENSVLICGMQDGLEGRFSAFGKKVDASLSKPLWQVSKHSFSSIYRAGAYVLTKKSAKNLFEIHKNALCTTDVWDYLLGVNDMQMYFCDLFAHPTDLSGSNIEGERLERGYSANLKAYIKTFKFILFSRLEKLQGYERIFKRG, encoded by the coding sequence ATGAATGAAATTTATCTGATCTCTTTGGCAAAAGATACCAAAAGGCGCGAACTTTTGCAGCAGAAATTTAGCTCTTATGATAGCTTTAAGCTAATAGACGCAGTTGATGGCAGGGAGCTAAACGCGAGGGAGTACTATAAGATCATTTCGCCGTCATTTAAAGCTTACGGCAAGGTTTTAAGCCCAGCAGAGGTTGGCTGTTCGCTCTCGCACGTGAAAGCTTATGAGGCGTTTTTAGCGAGTGAAGCCAAATTTGCCATCATCTTTGAAGACGACGTGATCGGAGATGATAATGCCATAAAAGAGGCCTTTTTAGTAGCTAGCAAGATGCCTGAAAACAGCGTGCTGATATGTGGCATGCAAGATGGGCTAGAAGGCAGGTTTAGCGCCTTTGGCAAAAAGGTGGATGCCAGCCTAAGTAAGCCACTTTGGCAGGTTTCAAAGCACTCATTTTCAAGCATTTATAGAGCAGGGGCTTATGTGCTAACTAAAAAAAGCGCTAAAAATTTGTTTGAAATCCACAAAAATGCGCTTTGCACGACAGATGTTTGGGACTATTTGCTTGGCGTTAATGATATGCAGATGTATTTTTGTGATCTTTTTGCGCACCCAACTGATCTAAGTGGCTCAAACATCGAGGGTGAGCGCCTTGAGAGAGGATACAGCGCAAATTTAAAGGCCTATATAAAAACATTTAAATTTATACTTTTCTCACGGCTTGAAAAGCTTCAAGGCTATGAGAGAATTTTTAAAAGGGGCTAG
- a CDS encoding glycosyltransferase — protein sequence MKKLAVFLYSMGPGGAERNVANLLPFLVRSYEVHLILMSKVIAYEIPSEVQIHFIENSDPYESGLKKLARLFLAMPMLAFKYKKLCQNLGIDTQFVLMNRPCYIAGLARILGFKKRLVISERSCPSILYKDDLSGRVNKFLITHLYKKADLILANAAGNKEDLVRNFGMSEAKTKVLYNALDLKTINLLKDEPLESGFKPFFINIGRLDSGKNQAMLIKIIASINDPRAMLGILGKGPLKDELQNLIDKLNVGERVKLLGTDKNPFKHIKNASCLLCASRFEGFSNVLLEALACEKTIISTEHKSGAKELLGESEFGILVPVDDENAMKEVMIKVLNAPEIRQNFENVAYNRAKFFDSENIASELINFLENPNE from the coding sequence GTGAAAAAATTAGCCGTTTTTTTATACTCGATGGGGCCTGGTGGGGCTGAGCGAAATGTGGCAAATTTACTGCCATTTTTGGTTAGAAGTTATGAAGTTCACCTCATCTTAATGAGCAAGGTCATCGCCTATGAGATTCCAAGTGAGGTGCAGATCCACTTTATAGAAAATAGCGATCCTTATGAAAGTGGGCTAAAAAAGCTTGCAAGGCTCTTTTTGGCGATGCCAATGCTTGCCTTTAAGTATAAAAAGCTTTGTCAAAACTTAGGCATAGACACGCAGTTTGTGCTGATGAACCGCCCTTGTTATATTGCTGGGCTTGCTAGAATTTTGGGCTTTAAAAAAAGGCTAGTTATCAGCGAGCGAAGCTGTCCGTCGATCTTATATAAAGACGATCTAAGCGGGCGAGTTAATAAATTTTTAATCACTCATCTTTATAAAAAAGCTGATCTAATTCTTGCAAATGCAGCTGGCAATAAAGAGGATCTGGTGCGAAATTTTGGCATGAGCGAGGCAAAAACAAAGGTGCTTTATAACGCCCTTGATCTAAAAACTATAAATTTGCTAAAAGATGAGCCGCTTGAGAGTGGTTTTAAGCCATTTTTCATAAACATAGGCCGCCTTGATAGCGGTAAAAATCAAGCCATGCTAATAAAAATAATAGCTTCGATTAACGACCCTCGTGCTATGCTCGGAATTTTGGGCAAAGGGCCCTTAAAAGATGAACTTCAAAATTTGATAGATAAGCTCAATGTCGGCGAGCGCGTAAAGCTTCTTGGCACCGACAAAAATCCCTTCAAACACATAAAAAACGCCTCTTGTTTGCTCTGTGCTTCTAGATTCGAAGGCTTTTCAAATGTCCTGCTTGAAGCACTTGCATGTGAGAAAACTATCATCTCGACTGAGCACAAAAGCGGTGCAAAGGAGCTTTTGGGCGAGAGTGAGTTTGGTATTTTAGTACCAGTTGATGACGAAAATGCGATGAAAGAAGTGATGATAAAGGTGCTTAATGCGCCTGAAATAAGGCAAAATTTTGAAAATGTTGCGTATAATCGGGCTAAATTTTTTGATAGTGAAAA
- a CDS encoding STT3 domain-containing protein yields the protein MHKVSVNCKILLIFPAAYLFGFAARMLWVLWAKDMPEFYFNGEFMLTTNDAYYYAESARDMLAGFHQQNDFSPFNHPISTIVFYICKIFPFKIESVMFYMSIFLAPLIALPVILISNELKALKAGAVAAFMSVILPSYLSRTSPGYFDSDMLNVTFALFIIYFLIRLLSTNEQKFIVLPGLFVSLYLWWYQSSYALILSILFMFLLYTLVFMRDRLQNYQAIFFMFISIVSSNVFTKDPLIANKILVFNLVVIALFFSLFCKYKNLLSARNLAIFLTLMLAIFIYFGGFDFITSKMGIYVFKGNEILSDKFHFINEYNFISEVKSASPLYFIYFMSGNILILLAAIIGYLLLCFKFRPFLLTLPMLGLGLLSFFSGVRFVMYATPLVALGFGYFLHFFLNLFDLRNSIKNLSLLVFVVAALAINLDFAYLYRPNTVISRDEAVALDELKKVAKHDDYVFSWWDYGYAIRYFADVMTLNDPGRQGGENNYFVSLALRKDQVFSARLARVAVTYNDISLEQNIRPIDKILKDYNTSNINTFLSQLESENFTLPAAKKEVFYYLVPNMIDIAPNIFRYSYIDITTGKRQKENFYHVSALNGISEAGIDLGDGYALPTNEQKFIIHNGEKIAVKSFYKVKGAGRDLRIDEKIIDKNAKIYVVFLEDYARILLLDENAFNSSFVQLFIFERADERYFEPFVISSGVKIYRLKI from the coding sequence GTGCACAAAGTAAGCGTAAATTGTAAAATTTTACTTATATTTCCAGCTGCTTATCTGTTTGGATTTGCGGCTAGGATGCTCTGGGTATTGTGGGCAAAGGATATGCCAGAGTTTTACTTTAATGGCGAATTTATGCTTACGACAAATGACGCATATTATTACGCAGAGAGCGCTAGAGATATGCTGGCTGGCTTTCATCAGCAAAATGACTTTAGCCCCTTTAATCACCCAATCTCAACCATAGTTTTTTATATTTGTAAAATTTTTCCTTTTAAGATCGAAAGCGTGATGTTTTATATGAGCATCTTTTTAGCTCCTCTTATCGCACTTCCAGTTATTTTGATATCAAATGAGCTCAAAGCGCTAAAAGCTGGGGCTGTGGCTGCATTTATGAGCGTTATCTTGCCAAGCTATCTTTCAAGGACATCGCCTGGATATTTTGATAGTGACATGTTAAATGTCACATTTGCGCTTTTTATCATCTATTTTTTGATCAGGCTTTTAAGCACAAACGAACAAAAATTTATCGTTTTGCCGGGCCTTTTTGTATCGCTTTATCTTTGGTGGTATCAAAGCTCATATGCACTTATTTTAAGTATTTTATTTATGTTTTTGCTATATACACTAGTTTTTATGCGAGATAGATTGCAAAATTATCAAGCGATATTTTTTATGTTTATAAGCATCGTAAGCTCAAATGTTTTTACTAAAGATCCACTAATAGCAAATAAAATTTTGGTTTTTAATTTAGTAGTTATTGCTTTATTTTTCTCTCTTTTTTGCAAATATAAAAATTTACTCTCAGCTAGAAATTTAGCCATTTTTCTTACTTTAATGCTAGCTATTTTTATCTATTTTGGTGGTTTTGATTTCATTACTTCAAAAATGGGTATTTATGTTTTTAAAGGCAATGAAATTCTTAGCGATAAATTTCACTTTATAAATGAGTATAATTTCATCAGTGAAGTAAAAAGTGCCAGTCCTTTGTATTTTATCTATTTCATGTCGGGAAATATTCTTATACTACTGGCGGCTATTATTGGATACTTATTACTTTGCTTTAAATTTCGTCCATTTTTACTTACTTTGCCAATGCTTGGACTTGGACTCCTCTCTTTCTTTAGTGGAGTTAGATTTGTTATGTACGCAACACCACTTGTTGCGCTTGGTTTTGGGTATTTCTTGCATTTTTTTTTAAATTTATTTGATCTTAGAAATTCTATTAAAAATTTATCACTTTTGGTTTTTGTTGTAGCCGCTCTTGCTATAAATTTAGATTTTGCTTATTTATACAGGCCAAACACTGTGATTAGCCGTGATGAAGCAGTGGCGCTTGATGAACTCAAAAAGGTAGCAAAGCACGATGATTATGTATTTTCATGGTGGGATTACGGATATGCTATAAGATATTTTGCTGATGTTATGACTTTAAACGATCCTGGTAGACAAGGTGGCGAAAATAATTATTTTGTTAGCCTTGCTTTGAGAAAAGATCAGGTATTTTCGGCTAGACTTGCAAGAGTGGCAGTTACGTATAATGACATTTCGCTTGAGCAAAATATAAGGCCAATAGATAAAATTTTAAAAGACTACAACACAAGCAATATAAATACTTTTTTGAGTCAGCTTGAAAGCGAAAATTTCACTCTGCCAGCTGCAAAAAAAGAGGTTTTTTACTATCTTGTGCCAAATATGATTGACATTGCACCAAATATCTTTAGATATAGCTATATCGACATTACAACTGGTAAAAGGCAAAAAGAGAATTTTTATCATGTTAGTGCATTAAATGGCATTAGCGAAGCTGGTATCGACCTCGGAGACGGCTATGCTTTGCCTACAAATGAGCAAAAATTTATCATACATAACGGCGAAAAAATAGCCGTAAAATCATTTTATAAGGTAAAAGGTGCTGGAAGAGATTTGCGAATAGATGAAAAAATCATAGATAAAAATGCCAAAATTTATGTTGTTTTTTTGGAAGATTATGCGCGGATATTGTTGCTTGATGAAAATGCTTTTAACTCATCTTTTGTGCAGCTTTTTATATTTGAGCGAGCTGATGAGCGATACTTTGAGCCATTTGTTATCTCAAGTGGCGTAAAAATTTACAGGTTAAAAATCTAA